In the genome of Deinococcota bacterium, the window GGCGGAGGTAAGTCAGACCTCGCTCATGCTAGCGTGGCAAGCCAGTCTCTCGAGCGGCGTCATGGGTTACCGCGTGTACCGCAGCCTCGAGGCGGGCACGCCGGAGCAGGTCGCGGACGAGAGCAACCGTCAGACCGTGCTCATCACCGAGACCACGCTGCCGCAGAGCGGCCTCAGCGCCGGGACCACCTACCACTACGTGGTCGTGGCGGTCGACGGCCGGGGCAACGAGGGGCGTTCGGAGGTCGCCTCCATAGCCACGCTGCCCGCCGGCGATCCCGGTGATCCAGGAGATCCCGGAGATCCAGGCGACCCTGGCGACCCTGGTGACCCTGGCGACCCTGGCGACCCTGGCGACCCTGGCGACTCAAGCTTTACAAGGCTGACGTGGAGTTCTGCCGCTTCCGCTCCGGGACGGCGTTCCGAAGCTCAAGGTAGCGTTGTGGACGGAAAACTTTACGTCTTTGGTGGTTACAGTTCCTTTACGCCTGTGACGGTACTTTCCAACGTGGACGTTTACGACCCCGCCGCCAATACCTGGACGCAGCTCGATCCCATGCCCACACCGCTCACGCATATGGGCGCCGCCGTCGACGGGCGTGACATCTATCTTGCTAGTGGTTACGTGGGTTTGGAAGGAGGCGGGCAGACCTTTGCTACCACCGAGGTGTGGAAGTTCAACGTCGACAGTCAGGTGTGGACGGAGATGCCGCCTTTGCCGGAAGCGCGAGGTTCCGGAGGGCTGGCCGTCCTGGACCGGGACATGCATTTTTTCGGCGGCTCCGACGCGAGGCGCCGCGACACCAGCGACCACTGGGTCCTGGACCTCGACAACCAGGCTGCCGGTTGGCGCAACACCGGAAGCCCTCTTGTTCCGGCCCGCAACCACCTGAGTGCGCTGACCTTGGATGGCAAGATCTACGCTATCGGGGGCCAGCAGGGACAGGATGAAAGGTCGACGACGCTAAGCCTGGTGAGCAGGTGGGACCCGCAGACGAGCGAATGGAGCGAGGTCGCCAGCCTGTCCAACCCCCTTTCGCATATCTCGGCGGCTGCCTTTGTGATGGACGGGCGGATCATCGTCGCCGGCGGCGAAATCAGGCACAACGTTCCCGTAGCCGAGGTGTGGGCCTATGATCCCAGTGAGGATGCCTGGACGGCGCTCACCGATCTGCCCGTGAAACGGCGCTCAGGGGTTGCCGAAGCCATCGGCAACGAGATCATCTTCACGACGGGAGGAGCGCCGGGGTTTAGCGACGCCACCTATCGAGGCGTTCCTGCCGCACCCTAAGGGCCTGTAAAGAAACGACTTCCCCTTTTCAGCGGAACTGCCCCTGATCCGTTAGAGGTATACACTAAGAGACTGATGAGTGATCCGGGTGGCTAAGTCAGTCAGCAAGTCGGGAGGTTGTTCTTTTACAGGCCCTAAGGTGTCAGGTTCTTCGCCACGTCCTCACCATTCGCATCGGCGGCGGAGGCAAGCCGGCAGCCATGAGCTCGTAACATGTTAGGGTTGGTTTCGCCGGCTGGGCCATCTCGCCTTACTTAGCTCAACCGTCTTCAGGCGCTGTGATTCGGACTGCAACGTGATAAGGAGAGTCTCGAGGATGAAACGAGCAACGAGAGAGGCGCTACCGCGCCGCTGGACCGGATCAAGCTTTGTGTGGTGCCTTTGAAGCTTGATCGGCTTTGGAGGGCGGCTGGGCGCACGCTCCGGTCGCGTCTTCTCCTGCCTTGGGCCGTTCTCCTGCTGCTGGCCGCCTGCACTCAGGCGGACAACCCACAGGCGCCCACTCCCGAGGAGCCTCCTCCGTCCGCTCCGTCC includes:
- a CDS encoding fibronectin type III domain-containing protein, translating into MLAWQASLSSGVMGYRVYRSLEAGTPEQVADESNRQTVLITETTLPQSGLSAGTTYHYVVVAVDGRGNEGRSEVASIATLPAGDPGDPGDPGDPGDPGDPGDPGDPGDPGDPGDSSFTRLTWSSAASAPGRRSEAQGSVVDGKLYVFGGYSSFTPVTVLSNVDVYDPAANTWTQLDPMPTPLTHMGAAVDGRDIYLASGYVGLEGGGQTFATTEVWKFNVDSQVWTEMPPLPEARGSGGLAVLDRDMHFFGGSDARRRDTSDHWVLDLDNQAAGWRNTGSPLVPARNHLSALTLDGKIYAIGGQQGQDERSTTLSLVSRWDPQTSEWSEVASLSNPLSHISAAAFVMDGRIIVAGGEIRHNVPVAEVWAYDPSEDAWTALTDLPVKRRSGVAEAIGNEIIFTTGGAPGFSDATYRGVPAAP